From the Quercus lobata isolate SW786 chromosome 6, ValleyOak3.0 Primary Assembly, whole genome shotgun sequence genome, one window contains:
- the LOC115995334 gene encoding S-adenosylmethionine decarboxylase proenzyme 4: MAVSGFEGFEKRLELHFFGDDPAVIDMGLRQLEFESLEQVLHAVQCTVVSAVGNHYFDAYVLSESSLFVYPTKIIIKTCGTTQLLKSIRPLLHYAHHLGLTLCSCRYTRGSFIFPKAQPFPHTSFKEEVIYLEETLPSNLCYRKASVMPSKVPSHSWHVFTASNTSEAHMALTHPHIPDVLYTLEICMTELDRVLARKFFRRPNDNKTGDTAGKEMTEITGINDINPGALICDFAFDPCGYSMNGVIDGDRYSTIHVTPEDGYSYASFECVGSIYDDHDDVANVLKKVVQVFRPATMSVSTTCASHEVWTRVASALEPLGLKCRSCAMDEFPAAGSVVFQAFTARRK; this comes from the coding sequence ATGGCTGTATCTGGTTTTGAAGGCTTTGAGAAACGCCTAGAGCTTCATTTCTTTGGTGATGATCCTGCAGTTATAGACATGGGTCTAAGGCAGCTTGAGTTTGAGTCACTAGAACAAGTCCTACATGCAGTCCAATGCACTGTGGTCTCGGCTGTAGGGAATCACTACTTTGATGCCTACGTGTTATCTGAGTCCAGCCTCTTTGTTTACCCCACAAAGATCATCATCAAGACTTGTGGGACCACTCAGCTTCTCAAATCAATCCGTCCATTGCTTCACTATGCTCATCATCTTGGTCTCACTCTTTGCTCTTGCCGCTACACTAGAGGTAGCTTTATTTTCCCAAAGGCACAACCTTTCCCACACACTAGCTTCAAAGAAGAAGTTATCTATTTGGAAGAGACCCTTCCTTCCAATCTTTGTTATAGAAAAGCTTCGGTGATGCCCTCTAAAGTCCCTTCTCATTCTTGGCATGTTTTCACTGCTAGTAATACTAGTGAGGCTCACATGGCTCTCACACACCCTCATATTCCTGATGTGTTGTACACATTAGAAATATGTATGACTGAGCTTGATCGTGTTCTAGCTCGAAAGTTCTTTAGGCGACCAAATGATAACAAGACTGGTGACACTGCAGGGAAGGAAATGACTGAGATTACTGGGATTAATGACATTAACCCCGGTGCTCTTATTTGTGACTTTGCATTTGACCCTTGTGGGTACTCAATGAATGGGGTTATTGATGGTGATCGTTACTCTACAATTCATGTTACCCCTGAGGATGGTTATAGTTATGCAAGCTTTGAATGTGTGGGGTCAATTTACGATGATCATGATGATGTTGCCAATGTTTTGAAGAAGGTTGTGCAAGTGTTTAGGCCAGCAACTATGTCTGTATCAACCACATGTGCCAGTCATGAAGTTTGGACAAGGGTGGCTAGTGCACTCGAGCCACTTGGACTCAAATGCCGGAGTTGTGCAATGGATGAGTTTCCGGCTGCGGGGAGCGTCGTGTTTCAAGCGTTCACGGCTCGCCGGAAGTGA
- the LOC115994802 gene encoding probable protein phosphatase 2C 35, producing MGCVNGKCCSGYPPSSGGDSRDYSLHAKHILTQRSLEKVPVPSHNFYLEYSVLTQRGYYPDSPDKENQDSFCIKTQIQGNPNIHFFGVFDGHGQFGTQCSNFVKDRLVEKLADDPTLADDPLRAFNSAFADTNSELHNSGIDDSMSGTTAITVLVIGDTLFVANAGDSRAVVAVKDGNSILAQDMSLDQTPFRKDEYERVKLAGARVLSVDQVEGLKDPNIQAWGDEESDGGDPPRLWVQNGMYPGTAFTRSVGDSTAEKIGVVADPEISVFQLTANHLFFVVASDGVFEFLSSQAVVNTVARYTDPQDACAAIAGESYKIWLEHENRTDDITIILVHIKGFPNSGAGTTDGSSGTSLRPTRSRRGNSEISVASGSEFYCSLRSESSDLHSFQHVVSTNRSPALVVPSPAHQMPLEL from the exons ATGGGCTGTGTCAACGGCAAGTGCTGTAGCGGGTATCCACCTTCATCGGGCGGAGACTCCCGAGATTACAGTTTGCATGCCaaacacatactcacacaaagATCCTTGGAGAAAGTCCCTGTTCCCtcacacaatttttatttagagtACTCTGTTCTCACACAGCGTGGTTACTACCCTGACTCACCTGATAAAGAAAACCAAGAcagtttttgcattaaaaccCAGATTCAAGGTAACCCAAATATCCATTTCTTTGGTGTGTTTGATGGGCATGGTCAATTTGGTACTCAGTGTTCCAATTTCGTTAAGGATAGGTTGGTAGAAAAGCTAGCTGATGACCCTACATTAGCGGATGACCCTCTTAGAGCTTTTAATTCTGCGTTTGCAGATACTAATTCTGAGTTACATAATAGTGGGATTGATGATTCAATGAGTGGCACCACTGCTATTACTGTTCTTGTCATTGGGGATACACTTTTCGTGGCAAATGCGGGTGATTCGAGGGCTGTGGTTGCAGTTAAGGATGGGAATAGTATATTAGCCCAGGACATGTCATTAGATCAGACCCCATTTAGGAAAGATGAGTATGAGAGAGTGAAGCTTGCTGGGGCCAGGGTTTTGAGTGTTGATCAAGTGGAAGGGCTTAAGGATCCAAATATTCAGGCGTGGGGTGATGAAGAGTCTGATGGCGGTGATCCCCCGAGGTTGTGGGTTCAGAATGGGATGTATCCGGGGACTGCTTTTACGAGGAGTGTTGGGGATAGTACAGCTGAGAAGATTGGTGTTGTAGCTGATCCGGAGATTTCTGTGTTTCAGCTTACAGCTAATCATCTTTTCTTTGTCGTTGCAAGTGATGGGGTTTTCGAGTTCCTCTCGAGCCAAGCAGTTGTTAACACG GTGGCAAGATATACAGATCCCCAGGATGCATGTGCTGCCATAGCTGGAGAATCATACAAAATATGGTTGGAACACGAAAATCGGACAGATGATATTACAATAATCCTCGTGCACATCAAAGGTTTTCCTAAT TCAGGTGCTGGTACTACAGATGGATCAAGTGGAACAAGTTTGAGGCCAACAAGGTCCAGAAGAGGAAATTCTGAGATATCGGTTGCCTCTGGGTCAGAATTCTACTGTTCACTGAGAAGCGAATCCTCAGACCTACACTCTTTTCAGCATGTGGTCTCAACAAATCGAAGCCCGGCTCTTGTTGTTCCATCTCCGGCACATCAGATGCCTTTGGAATTG TGA